A single genomic interval of Arthrobacter methylotrophus harbors:
- a CDS encoding response regulator produces the protein MNLVLIVEDEAQIARAMQINLHAHGYRAITVGNGTDALKAAAQQPVDIVVLDLGLPDMDGVDVIRGIRGWSTMSIIVLSARHGSEDKVEALDAGADDYVTKPFGLDELLARLRAASRRAAPRHEVPTLQTADFLVDLAGKKITKDGAEVRLTPTEWNILELLVRNAGRLVSQQQILTQVWGQAYAKETQYLRVYIAQLRRKLERDPAQPRHLHTEAGMGYRFDP, from the coding sequence ATGAACCTAGTGCTGATCGTGGAAGATGAGGCCCAGATCGCCCGGGCTATGCAAATCAACCTCCACGCCCACGGCTACCGGGCCATCACCGTCGGCAACGGCACCGATGCCCTCAAAGCCGCGGCGCAGCAGCCCGTGGACATCGTGGTGCTCGATCTTGGCCTCCCGGATATGGACGGCGTCGATGTCATCAGGGGCATCCGTGGCTGGAGCACCATGTCCATCATCGTGCTGTCCGCCCGGCACGGCTCCGAAGATAAAGTGGAAGCCCTCGACGCCGGTGCCGACGACTATGTGACCAAACCTTTCGGCCTTGACGAACTCCTCGCCAGGCTCCGTGCCGCTTCGCGGCGGGCGGCGCCCCGGCATGAAGTGCCGACGCTGCAGACCGCAGACTTCCTCGTTGACCTGGCGGGAAAGAAGATCACCAAGGACGGCGCCGAAGTGCGGCTGACGCCCACCGAGTGGAACATCCTGGAATTGCTGGTGCGCAACGCGGGCCGGCTGGTCAGCCAGCAGCAGATCCTCACCCAGGTCTGGGGGCAGGCCTACGCCAAGGAGACCCAGTACTTGCGCGTCTATATTGCCCAGCTCCGCCGCAAGCTCGAACGCGACCCGGCACAGCCCCGGCACCTGCACACCGAGGCCGGCATGGGCTATCGCTTCGATCCGTAG
- a CDS encoding MOSC domain-containing protein: MDTASLLAVCRVHQLLPDVEGSVGVTAIDKRPVDGPVKVHKLGLHGDIQASRIHHGGEDQALYAYSQADADYWANELQRDMPAGIFGENLRVTGIETTGAVIGERWKIGLDVEVEVTSPRVPCATFQRRMNEPMWVKRFTDAGRVGTYLRVVKTGSISAGDYIHQLFVPKHGITVGQWFSNPNLEDMQLLLDAEADGEVLLQSDYHDSFEKLMRRNGVDA; encoded by the coding sequence ATGGATACCGCATCGTTGCTTGCTGTTTGCCGGGTGCACCAACTCCTGCCTGACGTTGAAGGGTCGGTGGGAGTGACGGCCATTGACAAGCGCCCCGTTGACGGTCCGGTGAAGGTCCACAAGCTGGGGCTCCACGGAGACATCCAGGCGAGCCGGATCCACCACGGCGGCGAAGACCAAGCGCTCTACGCCTACTCACAGGCGGACGCCGACTACTGGGCGAATGAACTCCAAAGGGACATGCCCGCCGGGATCTTCGGGGAAAACCTCCGCGTCACCGGAATCGAGACCACCGGTGCCGTGATTGGAGAACGTTGGAAAATCGGACTGGACGTCGAAGTTGAAGTCACTTCACCGCGAGTGCCGTGCGCAACCTTCCAGCGCCGCATGAACGAACCGATGTGGGTCAAACGCTTCACTGACGCTGGGAGGGTCGGCACCTACTTGCGAGTAGTAAAGACTGGCAGCATTTCGGCCGGCGACTACATCCACCAGCTGTTCGTGCCGAAACATGGCATCACGGTAGGGCAGTGGTTCAGCAACCCCAACCTCGAGGACATGCAATTGCTGCTCGACGCTGAAGCGGACGGAGAAGTCCTGCTGCAGTCCGACTACCACGACAGCTTCGAAAAACTCATGCGCCGAAACGGGGTGGACGCCTGA
- a CDS encoding sensor histidine kinase encodes MAAAEVNATGLPLRAAEGIGRRRILAGLILALVLPVAIEALVSGLHYRNFAMIMLFQLAAAAAVAAIGGLWPAVVSALLGSLLLNYFSAEPVGSLSIADPTTLFTMVIFLAVACGVALAVGLATRRAQEAAHSDAEARALSELALRILSSDGSLESFLDKIRVNLGMDAVTLLSTFDSPGAPGPAWQVLASSGHQPPVTHAAADHAAVVDPHYTLLLRGGPLSEQHRRMLAAFGAFVVAVRERQQLVKSRQDNLRLAEGNKMRTSILRAVSHDLRTPLAGIKLAVSSLRQEEVSFAPEDEQELLATIEDYADRLDHLVDNLLDMSRITADAVNPLLRGLGWHQILPEALRGVPGERIRNELPPNLPYIEADAGMLERVVANLVENAVKYAPDSDVVLVARTGAGIALDGLPASELRVTDHGRGIAPAAVLDLFRPFQRLDDSASSRDGRSGIGLGLAVAKGFTEAMGGTLMAEATPGGGLTMVVTLPLWTGERP; translated from the coding sequence ATGGCAGCGGCGGAAGTGAACGCAACAGGACTGCCGCTACGGGCAGCCGAGGGGATCGGGCGACGCCGCATACTGGCTGGCCTGATCCTGGCCTTGGTGCTTCCGGTGGCCATCGAAGCCCTGGTGTCCGGGCTGCACTACCGGAACTTCGCGATGATCATGCTCTTTCAGCTGGCTGCCGCTGCCGCCGTGGCCGCGATCGGGGGACTATGGCCGGCCGTGGTGTCCGCCCTTTTGGGCAGCCTTCTCTTGAACTACTTTTCGGCCGAGCCCGTGGGCTCCCTCTCGATCGCGGATCCCACCACGCTGTTCACCATGGTCATCTTCCTTGCCGTGGCGTGCGGTGTGGCACTCGCGGTCGGGCTGGCAACGCGTCGAGCCCAGGAAGCCGCGCATTCCGACGCCGAGGCAAGGGCCCTGAGCGAGCTGGCCCTTCGCATCCTGAGTTCGGACGGCAGCCTTGAGTCCTTCCTGGACAAGATCCGGGTCAACCTCGGTATGGACGCGGTGACACTCCTGTCCACCTTTGATTCGCCGGGGGCACCTGGCCCGGCGTGGCAGGTTCTTGCAAGCTCGGGGCATCAACCGCCGGTGACCCATGCGGCCGCGGACCACGCCGCCGTCGTCGATCCCCATTACACGCTCCTGCTCCGCGGCGGGCCGCTCTCCGAGCAACACCGCCGCATGCTCGCGGCATTCGGCGCCTTCGTCGTGGCAGTGCGGGAGCGCCAGCAGTTGGTCAAGAGCAGGCAGGACAACTTGCGCCTGGCGGAAGGCAACAAGATGCGGACCTCCATCCTGCGCGCCGTCTCCCATGATCTCCGCACTCCGCTGGCGGGCATCAAGCTTGCCGTCAGCAGCTTGCGCCAAGAGGAAGTGTCATTCGCACCGGAAGACGAGCAGGAATTGCTCGCCACTATCGAGGACTACGCCGATCGCCTCGATCATTTGGTGGACAACCTGCTGGACATGTCCCGCATCACCGCCGATGCTGTAAACCCGCTGCTGCGTGGGCTGGGCTGGCACCAAATCCTGCCGGAGGCGCTACGCGGCGTACCCGGGGAGCGCATCCGGAATGAGCTGCCGCCCAACCTCCCGTATATAGAGGCCGACGCCGGAATGCTCGAACGCGTCGTGGCGAACCTCGTGGAGAACGCCGTGAAATACGCACCGGACTCGGACGTGGTGCTGGTGGCACGCACCGGCGCGGGCATTGCCCTCGACGGACTCCCAGCCAGCGAACTTCGGGTCACGGACCACGGCCGGGGGATCGCGCCCGCGGCCGTGTTGGACTTGTTCCGCCCCTTCCAGCGGCTCGACGACTCAGCCTCCAGCCGGGACGGGCGCAGCGGAATCGGCCTGGGACTCGCCGTCGCCAAAGGATTTACCGAAGCCATGGGCGGTACGCTCATGGCTGAGGCGACGCCGGGAGGCGGGCTGACCATGGTGGTCACACTCCCTCTGTGGACGGGGGAGCGGCCATGA
- a CDS encoding DEAD/DEAH box helicase, whose product MPENLNDPFIAESSDIAETVETVETAPAAETAVETVATAVETAPAAEFIEPAAPAQAEAHAAEAPVKAESPAEEEEEGIRFVDLGIDPRVLAALQDVGYEKPSPIQAATIPLLLEGRDVVGLAQTGTGKTAAFAVPALSRLAELHDLNGPSRKTQALVLAPTRELALQVAEAFTSYAKHIDDFTVLPVYGGSAYGPQLAGLRRGAQVVVGTPGRVIDHISKGSLDLSELQYLVLDEADEMLRMGFADDVEQIFQETPEGRQVALFSATMPGQIRRMSKQYLNNPAEISVKSKTTTGANTRQRYLQVMGPHKLDALTRILEVEEFDGVIAFVRTKMATEDLADKLKSRGFQAAAINGDIPQQQRERTVDALKEGRIDILVATDVAARGLDVERISHVVNYDIPHDTESYVHRIGRTGRAGRSGDAILFMTPREKYLLRSIEKATRQPVEQMHLPTAETVNTLRLGKFADKITETLESEDVTAFRDLIASYEEEHNVPASEIAAALAVMAQGGQPLLVKELPAAPEFQKRERAKDGFGSRGPTRALTEGNATYRIAVGRRQRVMPGSIVGAIANEGGISSAQIGGIDIRSDHSLVELPADLSPEQLRALSRTRIGGELIHLELDNGRKPASDRGGYSGGGRGGYSGGDRGGNFKGNGGFKKEFRKTEGDHGSYAGGERSSADRGGRSYSERSSAGAGTGSYGDRDRGQSSDSRFGGHGNSARKPRTGGDAGHRDFNRKGKW is encoded by the coding sequence ATGCCCGAAAACCTGAACGACCCCTTCATCGCCGAGTCTTCCGACATCGCGGAGACTGTCGAAACTGTGGAGACCGCCCCCGCTGCGGAAACCGCCGTCGAAACTGTGGCGACCGCCGTCGAAACGGCCCCCGCCGCCGAGTTCATTGAGCCTGCGGCGCCCGCTCAAGCGGAGGCACACGCTGCCGAAGCTCCGGTCAAGGCCGAGTCCCCCGCCGAGGAAGAAGAAGAGGGCATCCGCTTCGTCGACCTCGGAATCGACCCCCGCGTTCTGGCCGCCCTGCAGGATGTCGGCTATGAAAAGCCTTCTCCGATCCAGGCGGCAACCATTCCGCTGCTGCTCGAAGGCCGCGACGTCGTGGGCCTCGCCCAGACCGGCACCGGTAAGACTGCAGCATTCGCAGTACCGGCACTGTCCCGCCTGGCTGAACTCCACGACCTCAATGGTCCGTCCCGCAAGACCCAGGCACTGGTTCTCGCGCCGACACGTGAGCTTGCGCTCCAGGTTGCTGAGGCCTTCACCTCGTACGCCAAGCACATTGACGACTTCACCGTCCTCCCCGTTTACGGTGGCTCCGCCTACGGCCCGCAGCTTGCAGGCCTGCGCCGCGGTGCCCAGGTGGTTGTCGGTACCCCCGGCCGTGTGATCGACCACATCTCCAAGGGTTCCCTGGACCTGTCCGAACTGCAGTACCTCGTCCTGGACGAAGCCGACGAAATGCTGCGCATGGGCTTTGCCGACGACGTCGAGCAGATCTTCCAGGAGACCCCTGAAGGCCGCCAGGTAGCGCTGTTCTCTGCCACCATGCCGGGCCAGATCCGCCGCATGTCCAAGCAGTACCTGAACAACCCGGCCGAGATCTCGGTCAAGTCCAAGACCACCACCGGCGCCAACACCCGCCAGCGGTACCTGCAGGTCATGGGCCCGCACAAGCTCGATGCCCTTACCCGCATCCTCGAGGTTGAAGAGTTCGACGGCGTTATCGCGTTCGTGCGCACCAAGATGGCCACCGAGGACCTCGCAGACAAGTTGAAGTCCCGAGGCTTCCAGGCCGCCGCCATCAACGGTGACATCCCGCAGCAGCAGCGTGAGCGGACCGTCGATGCGCTGAAGGAAGGCCGCATCGACATCCTGGTGGCCACCGACGTCGCGGCCCGTGGCCTTGACGTTGAGCGCATCAGTCACGTGGTCAACTACGACATCCCGCACGACACCGAGTCCTACGTGCACCGCATCGGCCGTACCGGCCGTGCAGGCCGGAGCGGCGACGCCATCCTGTTCATGACGCCGCGGGAGAAGTACCTGCTGCGTTCCATCGAGAAGGCCACGCGCCAGCCGGTGGAGCAGATGCACCTGCCCACCGCCGAGACGGTCAACACCTTGCGCCTGGGCAAGTTTGCGGACAAGATCACCGAGACCCTCGAGTCCGAGGACGTGACAGCATTCCGCGACCTGATCGCCTCGTACGAGGAAGAGCACAACGTTCCGGCTTCGGAGATCGCTGCCGCACTTGCCGTGATGGCACAGGGCGGCCAGCCGCTCCTGGTCAAGGAGCTGCCCGCCGCACCCGAATTCCAGAAGCGCGAGCGCGCCAAGGACGGCTTCGGCTCCCGCGGCCCCACCCGCGCCCTGACCGAGGGCAACGCCACCTACCGGATCGCCGTCGGACGCCGTCAGCGCGTCATGCCGGGTTCGATCGTTGGCGCCATTGCCAACGAAGGCGGCATTTCCTCGGCACAGATCGGTGGCATCGATATCCGTTCGGACCACTCCCTGGTGGAGCTCCCGGCGGACCTGAGCCCCGAGCAATTGCGTGCCCTGTCCCGCACCCGGATCGGCGGCGAACTGATTCACCTCGAGTTGGACAACGGTCGCAAGCCGGCCTCTGACCGTGGCGGTTACTCCGGTGGTGGCCGTGGCGGCTACTCCGGGGGCGACCGCGGCGGAAACTTCAAAGGCAACGGTGGCTTCAAGAAGGAGTTCCGTAAGACTGAAGGCGACCATGGCAGCTACGCCGGTGGCGAGCGTTCATCCGCTGACCGCGGCGGCCGTTCCTACAGCGAGCGCAGCAGCGCCGGTGCCGGAACGGGCAGCTACGGCGACCGCGACCGCGGACAGAGCAGCGACTCCCGCTTCGGCGGACACGGCAACAGCGCACGCAAGCCGCGCACCGGCGGCGACGCTGGCCACCGCGATTTCAACCGCAAGGGCAAGTGGTAA
- a CDS encoding VanZ family protein: MDVRSQATAATDDGPSWRFTTKRAKAETVAIFAVFALYAAFLLRLLLLSRAPGSERSINLIPFASIAEYVSSHSSGTGRVAFANVVGNILIFIPLGVYVSWLRHRSAAWLTVLTVASVSVAVEIIQGVFAVGASDIDDVILNCVGGIIGILTFRLLSAILREQSLVRTAIAVLSLLSLPVWCYFLFVVRLHM, encoded by the coding sequence ATGGATGTACGATCGCAAGCCACCGCAGCCACGGATGATGGGCCGAGCTGGCGATTCACCACGAAACGGGCGAAAGCGGAGACCGTGGCCATCTTCGCCGTCTTTGCTCTCTACGCGGCCTTCCTCCTAAGGCTGCTTCTCCTCTCTCGCGCACCGGGTTCGGAGAGATCGATCAATCTCATCCCGTTCGCGAGTATCGCGGAATATGTGTCCAGCCACTCTTCCGGGACCGGCAGAGTGGCGTTCGCCAACGTCGTCGGGAACATCCTGATCTTCATCCCGCTTGGAGTCTACGTATCGTGGCTCCGGCATCGGTCGGCCGCATGGCTGACCGTGCTCACGGTCGCCTCGGTCAGCGTCGCTGTAGAGATCATCCAGGGCGTGTTTGCGGTTGGAGCATCGGATATCGACGACGTGATCCTGAACTGCGTCGGAGGAATCATCGGAATCCTCACATTCAGGCTGCTTTCCGCGATCCTGCGCGAGCAATCCCTAGTGCGGACCGCGATTGCCGTGTTGTCGCTGCTTTCGCTGCCCGTCTGGTGCTACTTCCTCTTCGTCGTCCGGCTACACATGTGA
- a CDS encoding NAD(P)H-binding protein yields the protein MSRIAIIGGHGKVALQLSRILSNEGHEVTSFVRNPEHAPEVAATGAAPVILDVEQSTTAEIASALNGHDAVVWSAGAGGGDPDRTYAVDRDAAIRSMDAAAQQGVARYVMVSYLGAGPGHGVPEDNSFYAYAEAKAAADEYLRGTDLDWTILGPGALTGNPGSALIEVDPLDPGTGTATSRANVALVAAAVLELPETIGRTIEFRDGNVAVVEALTAS from the coding sequence ATGAGTCGAATCGCAATCATCGGCGGCCACGGCAAAGTGGCCTTGCAGCTGTCCCGCATTCTGAGCAATGAGGGTCACGAGGTAACGTCGTTCGTCCGCAATCCGGAACACGCGCCGGAAGTCGCGGCGACGGGCGCCGCTCCGGTCATTCTGGACGTCGAGCAATCGACAACGGCGGAGATCGCCTCAGCCCTCAACGGCCACGACGCCGTGGTGTGGTCCGCCGGAGCCGGAGGAGGTGACCCGGACCGGACGTACGCGGTGGATAGGGATGCCGCCATCCGCTCGATGGATGCCGCGGCGCAGCAGGGCGTGGCTCGGTATGTCATGGTGTCCTACCTCGGCGCCGGACCCGGCCACGGCGTCCCCGAAGACAACAGCTTCTACGCGTACGCGGAAGCCAAGGCCGCGGCGGACGAGTATCTGCGTGGCACCGATCTGGACTGGACGATTCTGGGACCCGGAGCGCTGACCGGCAATCCGGGCTCGGCGCTCATTGAGGTGGATCCCTTGGATCCGGGTACCGGGACCGCAACCTCCCGGGCCAATGTCGCCTTGGTGGCTGCCGCCGTCCTGGAACTGCCCGAAACCATAGGACGCACCATCGAGTTCAGAGATGGGAACGTGGCAGTGGTGGAGGCTCTCACCGCGTCCTAG
- a CDS encoding LysM domain-containing protein: MHQQDYMHSGIGGGSVSALISNGVRTLTRYKASIATWAVVLAIALAAIMTQNYAQVLAPASTSAASIPAVGPGTAIAAPSPAADSTPSESPSPAPPPAPVQAKASAAVVPSAPEAAPAAAPVPDTNAYTVVSGDTVGSIAARFGVDVNAMLAANGLSAYSVILPGQVLKLTGPPLAVPPPVAPVAPAAPAPAPAPAPAPAPTPAPVPAPAVRTIYVAGSGGQAAVNSCIGPIHFTPTDAYSLFITEHDFCGGWARFSGIGVGETVSIPGYGTYTVTARGQVPQGGTTNDVAAVFGGFPRAVLQTCIPGTNQMLVIALN; the protein is encoded by the coding sequence ATGCATCAGCAGGATTACATGCACAGCGGGATCGGCGGAGGCAGCGTCTCCGCACTGATATCCAACGGAGTAAGAACACTCACCAGATACAAGGCATCCATAGCCACGTGGGCAGTTGTGCTGGCGATCGCCCTGGCGGCCATCATGACGCAGAACTATGCACAGGTACTGGCGCCGGCAAGCACGAGCGCTGCAAGCATCCCGGCCGTCGGTCCAGGAACCGCGATTGCCGCCCCTTCACCGGCCGCAGACTCAACGCCGAGCGAAAGTCCCTCCCCGGCCCCTCCACCGGCGCCGGTACAGGCAAAGGCGTCGGCCGCCGTCGTGCCCTCAGCGCCTGAGGCGGCACCGGCAGCCGCTCCGGTGCCTGACACGAACGCCTACACGGTGGTCAGCGGCGACACCGTCGGCTCGATAGCGGCCCGTTTCGGAGTCGACGTGAACGCCATGCTGGCTGCCAACGGGCTCAGCGCATATTCCGTCATCTTGCCAGGCCAAGTATTGAAGCTGACAGGACCGCCGCTTGCCGTCCCGCCCCCGGTGGCCCCTGTGGCGCCAGCGGCTCCTGCTCCCGCCCCTGCTCCTGCTCCCGCCCCTGCTCCCACCCCGGCCCCGGTTCCGGCTCCGGCGGTTCGGACCATCTATGTTGCGGGTTCAGGCGGGCAGGCCGCGGTAAACAGTTGCATTGGCCCTATCCACTTCACCCCGACGGACGCCTACTCGCTGTTTATCACTGAACACGATTTCTGCGGCGGGTGGGCGCGGTTCTCGGGCATAGGCGTCGGCGAGACGGTGAGCATCCCCGGTTACGGAACGTACACCGTAACTGCCCGCGGCCAGGTGCCCCAAGGCGGCACCACCAACGACGTCGCAGCCGTATTCGGGGGATTCCCGCGGGCTGTACTGCAGACCTGCATCCCGGGCACCAACCAAATGCTCGTGATCGCACTCAATTAG
- a CDS encoding ROK family protein, with protein MPDIATATPQMMRRVNAATVLGAIRSSNAVTVSELMDVTGLTRATTISVCEDLMARGWIRELEKDSDTYQKGRPARRFELDESAGCVLGIDVGVLKTTVVVADLRGRTVGRASEPFRGREIEAEERIRVISETALLALDAAGVAPDKVLAVTVGLAAPVGRDGNILVSQPFWSLFDVGLKKALHDLHGWAVVLENDANLAALGERWRGSAVGVDDLVVLLSGERFGSGVMESGRLLHGAAGGAGEMAYLDMVEGVGSPDGLAALARLWAAEALAGTSKTTLRTAAAPGHEVTAEHVFAAAAQGDKVALGILDRLSDRLARVVSTVAILLNPELVVIGGAVADSASTLLETTARKLANYTATPPRLAASPLGDAIVGIGAVRHALDHVEKNSLDLELRRVQLPASKDTR; from the coding sequence ATGCCTGACATCGCGACTGCCACTCCGCAGATGATGCGGCGGGTCAACGCGGCCACCGTACTCGGCGCCATCCGCTCCTCCAACGCAGTAACCGTCTCGGAGCTGATGGACGTCACCGGCCTGACCCGCGCCACCACCATTTCGGTGTGCGAAGACCTTATGGCCCGGGGCTGGATCCGCGAACTGGAGAAGGATTCCGATACCTACCAGAAAGGCCGCCCCGCGCGGCGCTTCGAACTCGACGAAAGTGCCGGCTGCGTCCTGGGGATCGACGTCGGCGTCCTCAAGACCACCGTGGTGGTGGCCGATCTGCGGGGCCGGACCGTGGGACGGGCCAGCGAGCCTTTTCGCGGCAGGGAGATCGAAGCGGAGGAACGGATCCGCGTGATCAGCGAGACGGCCCTGCTGGCGCTTGACGCTGCCGGCGTGGCGCCGGACAAGGTCCTTGCGGTGACGGTGGGGCTTGCCGCCCCCGTGGGCCGCGACGGAAACATTCTGGTCAGCCAGCCGTTCTGGAGCCTGTTCGACGTCGGGCTGAAGAAAGCCCTGCACGATCTGCACGGGTGGGCCGTTGTGCTGGAGAACGACGCCAACCTGGCCGCGCTCGGCGAGCGCTGGCGTGGCTCCGCCGTCGGGGTCGATGATCTGGTGGTTCTGCTGTCAGGCGAGCGTTTCGGCTCGGGCGTGATGGAATCCGGCAGACTGCTCCACGGGGCCGCGGGCGGTGCGGGCGAAATGGCCTACTTGGACATGGTGGAGGGAGTGGGTTCCCCCGATGGCCTCGCCGCGCTCGCCAGGTTGTGGGCGGCTGAAGCTTTGGCGGGAACGTCGAAGACTACCCTCCGGACGGCGGCCGCGCCGGGCCACGAGGTGACTGCAGAGCACGTCTTCGCCGCCGCTGCGCAGGGCGACAAAGTGGCGCTGGGAATCCTGGACCGGCTCTCGGACCGGCTGGCCCGAGTGGTTTCCACGGTGGCCATCCTGCTCAACCCGGAGCTCGTGGTGATCGGTGGCGCAGTGGCAGATTCGGCGTCGACCCTCCTGGAGACGACCGCGCGGAAGCTGGCAAACTACACCGCCACTCCCCCACGCTTGGCAGCGTCCCCCCTGGGCGACGCGATTGTGGGCATCGGCGCAGTGCGCCATGCGCTGGACCATGTTGAGAAGAACTCCCTGGACCTGGAACTACGGCGCGTGCAGTTGCCTGCCTCCAAGGACACCCGCTAG
- a CDS encoding Na+/H+ antiporter — MDQLALIVGLLLATVVAVGLGDRLRLPYPVLMLLLAAALTFIPGFPDFELAPELILPIFLPPLLFATAQKSSWAVFRVRWRTLLLMAVALVVVSTAVVAGAAWLMIPGIGIPAAIALGAMVAPPDPVAVDSVAGRVHMPRRLITVLQSEGLFNDAAAIVIFQAAVAATVSGTKVGAGVVLQFIIGAGLAVIVGIAMGWLTRLITKLVTSMVARSAVTLVVPFAAYILAEELHASGVIAVVVTALETQRHARSQDAAERVTRNAFWDVVELLATGLAFGLVGLEIRTVIRDEGAAVFGMIGPAAAVCVLVFVVRFAWLGLLAIAARKRKNLLPTSPKEVLILTWCGMRGLATLALALALPLTIADGSDFPARHETLVIACAVLLATLVLPGLTLPWLMRVLKASEDGSHERDAARLLAKRAQAAAISALKEHDLMKELPADKVALVKEKMTRLHAELLDGTLKNESATEKRQRGRELAIAVQTIALDAARQEVVAARGEPGTDPEVADRVLRQLDLRTMAMPD; from the coding sequence ATGGACCAGTTGGCACTCATTGTTGGATTGCTGCTTGCAACGGTCGTGGCCGTGGGCCTGGGGGATCGATTGCGGCTCCCGTATCCAGTGTTGATGCTGCTTCTGGCGGCGGCGCTGACCTTCATCCCGGGATTTCCGGACTTTGAGCTTGCTCCCGAGCTGATCCTGCCGATCTTCCTCCCGCCGCTGCTCTTCGCGACTGCACAGAAAAGTTCCTGGGCGGTGTTCCGGGTCCGTTGGCGGACCTTGCTGCTCATGGCTGTCGCCCTTGTAGTGGTTTCGACGGCGGTCGTCGCCGGCGCCGCGTGGCTCATGATTCCGGGTATCGGCATCCCTGCGGCAATCGCACTGGGTGCCATGGTGGCTCCGCCGGACCCGGTGGCTGTTGATTCGGTCGCCGGCCGCGTGCATATGCCGCGCAGGCTCATTACTGTGCTGCAAAGTGAAGGGTTGTTCAACGACGCCGCAGCTATCGTGATCTTCCAGGCAGCCGTGGCAGCAACGGTCTCCGGAACGAAGGTGGGGGCCGGCGTCGTGCTCCAGTTCATCATCGGCGCGGGCTTGGCCGTTATTGTCGGGATCGCGATGGGCTGGTTGACGAGGCTGATCACCAAGCTGGTCACCTCCATGGTGGCCCGGAGCGCCGTCACTTTGGTGGTTCCCTTCGCTGCATACATCCTCGCGGAAGAACTCCACGCTTCGGGGGTGATCGCCGTCGTCGTCACCGCGCTTGAGACGCAGCGGCACGCGCGGTCCCAGGATGCTGCCGAGCGCGTCACCCGGAACGCCTTCTGGGATGTGGTGGAGCTCCTTGCCACGGGGCTGGCCTTCGGTTTGGTGGGGCTGGAAATCCGGACTGTGATCCGGGATGAAGGTGCGGCCGTTTTCGGCATGATTGGTCCGGCCGCGGCGGTGTGCGTGCTGGTGTTCGTCGTCCGCTTCGCGTGGCTCGGCCTTTTGGCGATCGCGGCCCGCAAACGGAAGAACCTGCTGCCGACGTCGCCCAAGGAAGTCTTGATCCTCACGTGGTGCGGCATGCGCGGCCTCGCGACCCTCGCACTGGCACTGGCCCTTCCGTTGACGATTGCCGACGGCAGCGACTTCCCGGCCCGGCACGAGACCCTGGTTATCGCATGCGCGGTGTTGCTGGCCACTTTGGTGCTGCCGGGGCTGACCCTTCCGTGGCTCATGCGCGTGCTCAAGGCCTCCGAGGACGGCTCGCACGAAAGGGACGCCGCGCGCCTCCTGGCCAAGCGCGCGCAGGCTGCCGCCATCTCGGCCCTCAAGGAACACGATCTGATGAAGGAACTGCCGGCTGACAAAGTGGCGCTCGTCAAGGAAAAGATGACCCGCCTCCACGCCGAACTGCTGGACGGGACGTTGAAGAACGAGTCGGCAACGGAGAAGCGCCAACGCGGAAGGGAACTGGCCATTGCGGTCCAGACCATCGCCCTCGATGCGGCACGGCAGGAAGTGGTGGCTGCTCGGGGCGAGCCTGGCACTGATCCCGAGGTTGCCGATCGGGTGCTGCGCCAGCTGGACCTGCGCACCATGGCGATGCCGGACTAG